The following proteins are encoded in a genomic region of Sulfurimonas sp. HSL3-7:
- a CDS encoding AAA family ATPase, protein MSEIIVIANQKGGVGKTTTAVNLAASLAVEGKKVLLIDADPQANATTSLGYSRNDYEFNIYHVLIGTKKLRDIILKSDIATLDLAPSNIGLVGVEKEYYDAGNAKGRELIMKNALAQVKSTYDYIVIDSPPALGPMTINALSAANSVIIPIQCEFFALEGLAQLLNTVRLIRKTINPRLSIKGFLPTMYSAQNNLSKQVFADLRQHFDNKLFKDMDEELIVIPRNVRLAESPSFGKPALLYDAKSSGSIAYQNLAQAIIA, encoded by the coding sequence ATGAGTGAAATTATAGTAATAGCCAACCAAAAAGGTGGGGTAGGAAAGACGACGACCGCTGTTAACCTTGCTGCCTCTTTGGCAGTGGAAGGCAAAAAGGTATTGCTGATCGATGCAGATCCGCAAGCCAATGCGACCACTTCTCTTGGTTACAGCCGTAATGATTATGAATTTAACATCTATCATGTTCTTATCGGTACGAAAAAACTCCGTGACATCATATTGAAATCTGACATCGCAACATTAGACCTGGCGCCGTCAAACATCGGTTTGGTCGGAGTTGAAAAAGAGTATTATGATGCGGGTAACGCCAAGGGACGCGAGCTCATTATGAAAAATGCACTCGCCCAGGTCAAATCTACCTATGACTACATCGTCATCGACTCGCCGCCGGCACTTGGACCGATGACGATCAATGCGCTTTCCGCTGCCAACTCGGTCATTATTCCGATTCAGTGCGAGTTTTTTGCACTCGAAGGTTTGGCACAGCTTTTGAACACGGTACGTCTGATCCGCAAGACGATCAACCCGCGTTTGAGCATCAAGGGTTTCCTGCCGACAATGTACAGTGCGCAAAACAACCTTTCAAAACAGGTTTTTGCCGACTTGCGTCAACACTTTGACAACAAACTCTTTAAGGACATGGACGAAGAGCTGATTGTCATCCCGCGTAATGTGCGTCTTGCCGAGAGCCCGAGTTTCGGAAAACCTGCGCTCTTATATGACGCAAAATCGAGCGGCTCGATCGCTTATCAAAATCTAGCGCAAGCTATTATTGCGTAA
- a CDS encoding biotin--[acetyl-CoA-carboxylase] ligase: protein MQILLLETVDSTQTYLLEALKEETLSTPVCVSAKRQASGKGSRGNSWEGMEGNLFFSFALDRSSLPQDLKLESSSIYFTYILKELLAEKGSSLWLKWPNDFYLGNTKIGGVITNLYKEVLVCGIGLNTKAAPQGFDNLDIEIENETLLKAYFDILKNPPSWKNVFSNYALEFDRSRSYFTHNGESKIALKNARLLEDGSLECDGKRIFSLR, encoded by the coding sequence TTGCAGATACTTTTGCTTGAAACGGTTGATTCCACCCAGACCTACCTTTTAGAGGCGCTTAAAGAAGAGACCTTGTCGACGCCTGTCTGTGTCAGTGCCAAACGCCAGGCGTCGGGCAAAGGGAGTCGCGGCAACAGCTGGGAAGGGATGGAAGGCAATCTCTTTTTCTCTTTTGCCTTAGACCGAAGCAGCTTGCCTCAGGATCTCAAACTTGAATCCTCTTCTATCTATTTTACCTATATCTTAAAAGAGTTACTGGCCGAAAAGGGCTCTTCTCTCTGGCTGAAATGGCCCAATGACTTTTATTTGGGCAACACCAAGATCGGCGGGGTGATTACAAATCTCTATAAAGAGGTATTGGTCTGCGGTATAGGCTTAAATACCAAGGCGGCGCCGCAGGGTTTTGACAATCTTGATATTGAAATCGAAAATGAGACCCTCTTGAAGGCTTACTTTGATATCTTGAAAAATCCACCTTCGTGGAAGAATGTTTTTAGTAACTATGCGTTAGAATTTGACAGAAGCAGAAGCTATTTTACCCACAACGGTGAATCAAAAATCGCATTGAAAAATGCAAGATTATTGGAAGATGGATCACTGGAGTGTGATGGGAAAAGGATATTTAGTCTACGATGA
- the fmt gene encoding methionyl-tRNA formyltransferase has translation MNVIFMGTPDYASEILKALVADDEINVVAVYTQPDKPVGRKKVMTPPITKTVALENGLKVYQPTRLRDEETVAELLTIACDFIVVAAYGQILPKAVLDHAPCINLHASILPDYRGASPIQQAILKGDRETGVTAMLMDEGLDTGDILKIEKIAIGDEEMVSSLFERLTVSAAALTIEVLKKFKTLTPLPQNNAKASHCTKISKQEGLVTFDDAETLYNRYRAFTPWPGVYLESGLKLKKMQLIENEKHHKAGEILSVDDESVVVGCKKGSLRLELVQPASKKEMSVIAYLNGKRLSIADTFA, from the coding sequence ATGAATGTTATCTTTATGGGGACACCCGATTATGCCAGTGAGATATTAAAAGCACTGGTGGCCGATGATGAGATCAATGTGGTCGCTGTCTATACCCAGCCTGACAAGCCGGTCGGACGTAAAAAAGTGATGACCCCGCCAATCACAAAAACAGTAGCACTGGAAAACGGCCTCAAGGTCTATCAGCCTACCAGACTGCGCGATGAAGAGACTGTAGCCGAACTTCTGACGATAGCGTGTGATTTCATCGTTGTTGCGGCTTATGGGCAGATCCTGCCAAAAGCGGTGCTGGATCATGCGCCCTGCATCAACCTTCACGCCTCTATCCTGCCTGACTACAGGGGAGCAAGCCCGATTCAGCAAGCCATTCTGAAAGGAGACAGGGAAACGGGTGTGACGGCGATGCTGATGGATGAGGGTCTCGATACAGGCGATATCCTTAAAATTGAAAAGATCGCAATCGGTGATGAGGAAATGGTAAGTTCACTCTTTGAGCGTTTGACCGTCAGTGCCGCTGCATTGACAATTGAGGTGTTGAAGAAGTTCAAGACACTTACACCGCTACCCCAGAACAATGCAAAAGCCTCGCACTGTACAAAGATCTCAAAACAAGAGGGACTTGTTACATTTGATGATGCAGAAACACTCTATAACCGTTATCGCGCTTTTACGCCATGGCCTGGTGTCTATCTTGAAAGCGGTTTAAAACTCAAGAAGATGCAGTTGATCGAGAATGAAAAACATCATAAGGCAGGTGAAATACTCTCTGTAGACGATGAAAGTGTTGTCGTCGGCTGTAAAAAAGGCTCTTTACGACTTGAGCTTGTGCAACCGGCGTCTAAAAAAGAGATGAGCGTGATCGCCTATCTCAACGGTAAGCGACTCTCTATTGCAGATACTTTTGCTTGA
- the proB gene encoding glutamate 5-kinase: protein MKRLVVKVGSAVLTEQNRIAKERMQNLVDLIAELKGKYEVILVSSGAVAAGYTELKLDKKILANKQALAAIGQPILLNRYKKMFEHHQIITAQVLVTAANFRSDEQESRMRNTIEALLANKVLPIINENDATATEELVLGDNDQLSAYVAEHFDADLLMILSDIDAYYDKDPRANADAKVRKTVSVIAAAELEKEVTPNSTFATGGIVTKLKAANYILEHDREMFLSSGFDLSDARAFLLEERHLGGTYFTKSAR from the coding sequence ATGAAACGTCTTGTTGTCAAAGTCGGCAGCGCAGTCTTAACCGAACAAAACCGCATTGCCAAAGAACGCATGCAGAACCTGGTCGATCTGATCGCAGAACTGAAAGGGAAGTATGAGGTCATTCTGGTCTCATCCGGAGCCGTTGCTGCAGGTTATACAGAACTGAAACTTGACAAAAAGATCCTGGCCAACAAGCAGGCATTGGCTGCTATCGGACAGCCGATACTGTTGAACCGTTACAAAAAAATGTTCGAGCACCATCAGATCATCACCGCCCAGGTCCTTGTGACTGCAGCCAATTTTCGTTCCGATGAACAAGAGTCGCGTATGCGAAACACAATCGAAGCGCTATTGGCGAATAAAGTCCTTCCGATCATCAATGAAAATGATGCAACGGCGACAGAAGAGCTGGTGCTGGGTGACAATGACCAACTCTCTGCTTATGTGGCAGAGCACTTTGACGCAGACCTGTTGATGATCCTCTCCGATATCGATGCCTATTACGACAAAGATCCGCGTGCCAATGCAGATGCGAAGGTACGAAAAACAGTCTCTGTTATTGCTGCGGCAGAACTTGAAAAAGAGGTGACCCCAAATTCAACCTTTGCTACGGGCGGTATCGTGACCAAGTTGAAAGCGGCCAATTATATACTGGAACATGACAGAGAGATGTTTTTGAGTTCGGGCTTTGATCTTAGCGATGCAAGGGCCTTCCTTCTCGAAGAGAGACATCTCGGCGGTACCTACTTTACAAAGAGTGCACGATGA
- the obgE gene encoding GTPase ObgE gives MFTDKVTLTLSSGKGGQGCVAFRREKFVTNGGPNGGDGGKGGDIYFRVDNNTHTLSHFKGQKNLKAENGRPGEGSRMTGKSGKPLYVIVPPGTQVIDKETGEVLFDLLDDGYEVRFLSGGRGGLGNYHFKSSTNQQPRYAQPGEPGIEREVILDLKLIADVGLVGFPNVGKSTLISTVSNARPEVANYEFTTLTPKLGQVDVGNYESFVMADIPGIIGGASDGKGLGLEFLRHIERTKTLLFMIDIASYREMKEQFDILKEELQKFSEKLHKRSFAIALTRSDALSQEEAKEKAETFIRELGLEPSAKSRFGFEAGYPFYEQDDQEGTQEFDMSKPFFIVPISSVMHTNIDGLRYGLHALVSAARK, from the coding sequence ATGTTTACAGATAAGGTTACATTAACACTCTCATCAGGCAAAGGCGGTCAAGGTTGTGTTGCCTTCAGACGTGAAAAGTTTGTAACCAATGGCGGGCCGAACGGCGGCGACGGCGGTAAAGGCGGCGATATCTATTTCCGTGTCGACAACAACACCCACACGCTTTCGCATTTCAAAGGGCAAAAAAACCTGAAAGCGGAAAACGGCCGTCCGGGTGAGGGCTCGCGAATGACAGGGAAGTCGGGCAAGCCTCTCTATGTGATCGTACCTCCGGGAACACAGGTGATCGACAAAGAGACAGGCGAAGTCCTGTTTGACCTGTTGGATGACGGCTATGAAGTACGTTTTCTAAGCGGCGGCAGGGGCGGTCTCGGCAACTACCACTTTAAATCATCGACAAACCAGCAACCGCGCTATGCCCAGCCGGGCGAACCGGGTATTGAACGCGAAGTGATACTCGACCTTAAACTGATCGCGGATGTCGGTCTGGTCGGATTTCCGAATGTCGGTAAATCAACGCTGATCTCGACGGTCTCCAATGCCCGTCCGGAAGTGGCAAACTACGAGTTTACGACATTGACACCGAAACTCGGTCAGGTCGATGTCGGGAACTACGAGTCTTTTGTCATGGCCGATATCCCGGGGATCATAGGCGGCGCTTCTGACGGCAAAGGGCTCGGTCTGGAGTTCCTGCGTCATATCGAGCGTACCAAAACCCTTCTTTTCATGATCGACATCGCTTCGTATCGCGAGATGAAAGAGCAGTTCGACATTCTTAAAGAAGAACTCCAGAAGTTTTCGGAAAAACTGCACAAGCGTTCATTTGCCATTGCACTGACACGTTCGGATGCCTTGAGCCAGGAAGAGGCGAAAGAGAAAGCCGAAACGTTTATCAGGGAATTGGGTCTGGAGCCAAGCGCAAAAAGCCGCTTCGGATTTGAAGCAGGGTACCCTTTTTACGAACAGGACGACCAGGAAGGTACACAGGAGTTTGACATGTCGAAACCTTTTTTCATCGTTCCGATCTCTTCGGTAATGCATACCAATATAGACGGATTACGCTATGGGTTGCATGCACTTGTGAGCGCTGCCAGAAAATGA
- the rpmA gene encoding 50S ribosomal protein L27 has product MAHKKGQGSTQNNRDSAGRRLGVKKFGGETVRAGNIVIRQRGTKVHPGKNMGMGKDHTLYALVDGIVVFERKDKNRKQVSIIPAA; this is encoded by the coding sequence ATGGCACACAAAAAAGGTCAAGGTAGTACTCAGAATAATCGTGACTCAGCAGGTCGTCGATTAGGTGTTAAAAAATTCGGTGGTGAAACAGTACGTGCAGGTAACATCGTTATCCGTCAACGTGGTACAAAAGTTCACCCAGGTAAAAACATGGGTATGGGTAAAGACCATACACTTTACGCACTTGTAGACGGTATCGTTGTTTTCGAAAGAAAAGACAAAAACCGTAAACAAGTTTCAATTATCCCTGCTGCATAA
- the rplU gene encoding 50S ribosomal protein L21: MYAIIKNGGKQYKVEEGDILLLDKMNLAAKDTLEIKEVLAVNAGELKVGAPFVDGAVVTAEVINEGRDRKVVIFKKRRRKDSKVKRGFRRDFTRVRITKIAA; the protein is encoded by the coding sequence ATGTACGCAATCATTAAAAATGGTGGTAAGCAGTATAAGGTAGAAGAGGGCGATATCCTTCTTCTTGACAAAATGAACCTTGCTGCAAAAGACACTCTTGAGATCAAGGAAGTTCTGGCTGTAAATGCCGGCGAACTTAAAGTAGGGGCACCTTTCGTAGACGGTGCTGTTGTGACTGCTGAAGTTATCAACGAAGGTCGTGACCGTAAAGTCGTTATCTTCAAAAAACGTCGTCGTAAAGACTCTAAAGTCAAACGTGGTTTCCGTAGAGATTTCACCCGCGTTCGTATCACTAAAATCGCTGCATAA
- a CDS encoding RidA family protein translates to MEFVKTDKAPAAIGPYSQAVKVNGMVYTSGQIALRPDGTMVEDDVVKQTEQVFSNLKAVLAEAGSSLDRVVKVMAFVADINDFATVNELYANAFGDHKPARSLVAAKTLPKNALVEIEVIAICD, encoded by the coding sequence ATGGAATTCGTAAAAACAGACAAGGCGCCGGCAGCGATCGGACCGTACTCACAGGCGGTAAAGGTAAACGGTATGGTCTATACCTCAGGGCAGATCGCACTGCGTCCCGACGGTACGATGGTAGAAGACGACGTGGTTAAACAGACAGAACAGGTTTTCAGCAACTTGAAAGCGGTTCTGGCAGAAGCAGGTTCGTCACTCGACAGAGTCGTAAAGGTGATGGCTTTTGTCGCAGATATCAATGATTTTGCAACGGTCAACGAGCTCTATGCCAACGCTTTCGGTGACCATAAACCGGCGCGTTCGCTTGTCGCCGCAAAGACTCTGCCTAAGAATGCCCTGGTTGAGATCGAAGTTATCGCGATTTGTGATTGA
- a CDS encoding DUF255 domain-containing protein, producing the protein MRIFLFIAMFTLSIFANEIEWEDSFAEAKAKAQKEDKIIYALITSETCRWCRKLESTTLEEEKVVENVNTKYAAVALTRGKDTYPPCLKAPMVPMSYFLTPEGRVLYSVPGYWSKDDYLSMMEDVERKYKKQKSAQKDD; encoded by the coding sequence ATGCGTATATTTTTGTTTATTGCGATGTTCACACTCTCTATCTTTGCCAATGAGATCGAGTGGGAGGATAGCTTTGCGGAGGCAAAAGCCAAAGCGCAAAAAGAGGATAAGATCATCTATGCGCTGATCACGTCAGAGACGTGCAGATGGTGCCGAAAGCTTGAATCGACAACGCTCGAAGAGGAAAAAGTGGTCGAGAACGTCAACACCAAATATGCTGCTGTCGCACTGACACGCGGCAAAGACACGTACCCGCCGTGTCTGAAAGCGCCAATGGTACCGATGAGCTACTTTCTGACGCCTGAAGGACGAGTGCTATACAGCGTACCGGGGTACTGGAGCAAAGACGATTATCTTTCGATGATGGAAGATGTCGAACGAAAATACAAAAAACAGAAATCAGCACAAAAGGATGACTAG